In Luteimonas sp. MC1750, the following proteins share a genomic window:
- a CDS encoding acyltransferase family protein, with the protein MLTRTFPSVGTHMAALDGLRGLALLLVVASHGSNMGLHLVPGVDMSGTGKTGVWLFFVLSAFLLMHQFLHLDALGRLDAGEWWRYAWRRVLRIYPLYTVFLLACWLLPLQHQMPPMSAREVWDHLTLQRAFWLTWSIAVEFKYYLVLPLLVLAWIHVARRSFWAATVLAAAAIAAREWLAPEFHVFQLRTYIAIFLVGSWVAVAHHHLSRRPGWQAGLRGPAAVVACALFALAIAMTPSLWSLLRGAPVAVNHWHQSYTLYGLIWGGFMLALLQAPAWLQAGFGWLPLRVFGVVSFSGYLWHAIVLENLGWLPFPVGSPAAAATVLAVVVVVSVASYLVIEQPFLRLGRRRRAAGDRGPLPPVAQSAG; encoded by the coding sequence ATGCTCACCCGCACATTCCCCAGCGTCGGTACCCACATGGCCGCGCTGGATGGCCTGCGCGGGCTCGCGCTGCTGCTGGTGGTGGCGAGCCACGGCAGCAACATGGGCCTGCACCTCGTCCCGGGCGTGGACATGTCCGGCACCGGCAAGACCGGCGTCTGGCTGTTCTTCGTGCTCAGCGCCTTCCTGCTCATGCACCAGTTCCTGCACCTGGATGCGCTGGGACGCCTGGACGCGGGCGAATGGTGGCGCTACGCCTGGCGCCGCGTGCTGCGGATCTATCCGCTGTACACCGTGTTCCTGCTCGCCTGCTGGCTGCTGCCGCTGCAGCACCAGATGCCGCCGATGTCGGCGCGCGAGGTCTGGGACCACCTCACGCTGCAGCGCGCGTTCTGGCTCACCTGGTCGATCGCGGTCGAATTCAAGTACTACCTGGTGCTGCCGCTGCTGGTGCTGGCCTGGATCCACGTGGCGCGGCGCAGCTTCTGGGCCGCGACCGTGCTGGCCGCGGCGGCGATCGCCGCGCGCGAGTGGCTGGCCCCGGAGTTCCACGTCTTCCAGCTGCGGACCTATATCGCGATCTTCCTGGTCGGCTCGTGGGTGGCCGTCGCCCACCACCACCTGTCGCGCCGGCCCGGATGGCAGGCAGGCCTGCGTGGCCCGGCCGCCGTCGTCGCGTGCGCGCTCTTCGCCCTGGCGATCGCGATGACGCCCAGCCTGTGGAGCCTGCTGCGCGGGGCGCCGGTGGCGGTCAACCACTGGCACCAGTCGTACACGCTGTACGGGCTGATCTGGGGTGGGTTCATGCTGGCCCTGCTGCAGGCCCCGGCATGGCTGCAGGCCGGCTTCGGCTGGCTGCCGCTGCGGGTGTTCGGCGTGGTCAGCTTCAGCGGCTACCTCTGGCACGCGATCGTGCTGGAGAACCTGGGCTGGCTGCCGTTTCCGGTGGGCAGCCCGGCCGCCGCGGCGACGGTGCTGGCGGTCGTGGTCGTGGTCTCGGTGGCCAGCTACCTGGTGATCGAGCAGCCGTTCCTGCGCCTGGGGCGCCGCCGGCGCGCCGCGGGAGACCGCGGGCCGCTGCCGCCGGTGGCTCAGTCGGCGGGATAG
- the greB gene encoding transcription elongation factor GreB → MSRWRPPAEKSTALVTAEGHARLKAELDDLWRVRRPEVVRALAAAAAEGDRSENAEYTYRKKQLGEIDRRVRYLSRRLQDLRVVDTRPSDPDAIYFGALLEVEDVASGDCARYRIVGPDETDAALGWISIDSPLARALLKKRVDDEVDVELPGGKRRFAVVAVDYPAD, encoded by the coding sequence ATGTCGCGCTGGCGCCCGCCCGCGGAGAAATCCACCGCCCTGGTCACCGCCGAAGGCCATGCGCGGCTGAAGGCCGAACTCGACGACCTGTGGCGCGTCCGCCGCCCTGAAGTGGTGCGCGCGCTGGCCGCGGCCGCGGCCGAAGGCGACCGTTCGGAAAACGCCGAGTACACCTACCGCAAGAAGCAGCTGGGCGAAATCGACCGCCGCGTGCGCTACCTGTCCAGGCGCCTGCAGGATCTGCGCGTGGTCGACACCCGGCCAAGCGATCCCGACGCGATCTACTTCGGCGCGCTGCTCGAGGTCGAGGACGTCGCCAGCGGCGACTGCGCGCGCTACCGCATCGTCGGCCCCGACGAGACCGACGCGGCGCTCGGCTGGATCAGCATCGACTCGCCGCTGGCCAGGGCGCTCCTGAAGAAGCGCGTGGATGACGAGGTCGACGTGGAACTGCCCGGCGGAAAGCGCCGCTTCGCCGTGGTCGCGGTCGACTATCCCGCCGACTGA
- a CDS encoding helicase HerA-like domain-containing protein, whose product MDPILVGKAVTAPDSLPETGGRVFLQPKFGNRHGLVAGATGTGKTVTLMTLAEGFSRIGVPVFMADVKGDVAGLAVPGDIDDRLRERAAMIGVDGYDAEASPVIFWDIYGKLGHPVRTTVSEIGPTLLARMLELNDTQSGVLDIVFKLADDRGLLLLDLADLRALLGLVAEERKAVSTQYGLVSTPSIGAIQRALLRLESDGGEAFFGEPALELADIMRTTTDGRGVVSIMAADRLILKPRLYSSFLLWLLSELFETLPEVGDLDKPKLAFIFDEAHLLFADAPPALLQRIEQVVRLIRSKGVGVYFCSQFPDDVPDNVLGQLGNRVQHALRAYTPRDQKAVRTAAETFVSNPGLDVAKAIGQLGTGEALVSTLQGKGAPMPVEQTLVAPPRCRMGAITDAERAQVRAGSPVGAKYDAAVDRESAFELLAKKAEGLAAQAGAPQARTAKQDEEEAGGGFAQAVKDAVFGTKRRQGMVETMAKQTARTVGNQIGRQILRGIFGGITGRK is encoded by the coding sequence ATGGACCCGATCCTCGTCGGCAAGGCCGTCACCGCGCCCGACTCGCTGCCCGAAACCGGTGGCCGCGTCTTCCTGCAGCCGAAGTTCGGCAACCGCCACGGCCTGGTCGCCGGCGCCACCGGCACCGGCAAGACGGTCACCCTGATGACCCTGGCCGAGGGGTTCTCGCGGATCGGCGTGCCGGTGTTCATGGCCGACGTCAAGGGCGACGTCGCCGGTCTCGCGGTCCCGGGCGACATCGACGACAGGCTCCGCGAGCGCGCGGCGATGATCGGCGTCGACGGCTACGACGCCGAAGCCAGCCCGGTCATCTTCTGGGACATCTACGGCAAGCTCGGGCACCCCGTGCGCACCACGGTCAGCGAGATCGGTCCGACGCTGCTGGCGCGCATGCTCGAATTGAACGACACCCAGTCCGGCGTGCTCGACATCGTGTTCAAGCTCGCCGACGACCGCGGCCTGCTGCTGCTCGACCTTGCCGACCTGCGCGCCCTGCTCGGCCTGGTGGCCGAAGAGCGCAAGGCGGTGTCGACGCAGTACGGCCTGGTCAGCACGCCGTCGATCGGCGCCATCCAGCGCGCACTGCTGCGCCTGGAGTCGGACGGCGGCGAGGCCTTCTTCGGCGAGCCCGCCCTGGAGCTGGCCGACATCATGCGCACCACCACCGACGGCCGCGGCGTGGTCAGCATCATGGCCGCCGACCGCCTGATCCTGAAGCCGCGGCTGTATTCCAGCTTCCTGCTGTGGTTGCTGTCGGAGCTGTTCGAGACCCTGCCGGAGGTTGGCGACCTCGACAAGCCGAAGCTCGCCTTCATCTTCGACGAGGCCCACCTGCTGTTCGCCGACGCACCGCCGGCGCTGCTGCAGCGCATCGAACAGGTCGTGCGGCTCATCCGCTCTAAGGGCGTGGGCGTGTACTTCTGCTCGCAGTTCCCCGACGACGTGCCCGACAACGTGCTGGGCCAGCTCGGCAACCGCGTGCAGCACGCGCTGCGCGCCTACACCCCGCGCGACCAGAAGGCGGTGCGCACCGCGGCCGAGACCTTCGTGTCCAACCCGGGCCTGGACGTGGCCAAGGCGATCGGCCAGCTCGGCACCGGCGAGGCGCTGGTGTCCACGCTGCAGGGCAAGGGCGCGCCGATGCCGGTCGAGCAGACCCTGGTGGCGCCGCCGCGCTGCCGCATGGGCGCGATCACCGACGCCGAGCGCGCGCAGGTGCGCGCCGGCAGCCCGGTGGGCGCGAAGTACGACGCCGCGGTCGACCGGGAGTCCGCGTTCGAGCTGCTGGCGAAGAAGGCCGAAGGCCTGGCGGCGCAGGCCGGCGCTCCGCAGGCGCGCACCGCGAAGCAGGACGAGGAGGAGGCCGGTGGCGGCTTCGCCCAGGCGGTCAAGGATGCCGTGTTCGGCACGAAGCGCCGCCAGGGCATGGTCGAAACCATGGCCAAGCAGACCGCGCGCACGGTCGGCAACCAGATCGGCCGCCAGATCCTGCGCGGGATCTTCGGCGGCATCACGGGGCGCAAGTGA
- a CDS encoding transglycosylase SLT domain-containing protein, whose protein sequence is MPPYSAVLRRLVLATAVVVSLSHVPEASAQSRRDRAATADLAERMAAAEARYRESLVKAANADPEALAQGDAALEDVEDVLLACEKQRGCELSALLPGVKRLLKAQADDVGGADGVETDDIGDIGDDGMPTGDVPEAATAAALLSEDGQRFVRMVQFNPAVQEGIRRWLTDMRVSLVTSHENYQYMRHLMAPAFEKRGLPEALLFGIMAKESNGRVHAGSRAGAVGPLQFMPATGRRFGLGPDGSGFDTRYDPAQSADAAASYLSERFAEFGNEVEKWLAAYNGGEGRARRIHDASGGRAFWEADVYSQFPAETRDYVPMVIAAAWLYLHPREYGLSFPKIDVRPTHFALSRPASIYELTICMGDSGSRHGYMRQLRNLNPRFEADQVIPAGAVLQGTTRMAALYKRWCAQGRRADLAQQLMGSRVDAALVRTGPIEVVRPEGTTVATGVPTPASAPREHRVARGETLVGIARQYGCEARELAQANRLQAPSYAIRVGQRLRLEGCSG, encoded by the coding sequence ATGCCCCCATATTCCGCAGTCCTGCGTCGGCTCGTGCTCGCCACGGCCGTCGTCGTTTCGCTCTCCCACGTTCCCGAGGCCTCCGCCCAGTCCCGGCGCGACCGGGCCGCCACGGCCGATCTGGCCGAACGCATGGCCGCCGCCGAGGCGCGCTACCGCGAGTCGCTGGTCAAGGCCGCCAACGCCGATCCCGAGGCGCTCGCCCAGGGCGACGCCGCGCTGGAGGACGTGGAGGACGTGCTGCTGGCCTGCGAGAAGCAGCGCGGCTGCGAGCTTTCGGCGCTGCTCCCGGGCGTGAAGCGCCTGCTGAAGGCGCAGGCCGACGATGTCGGGGGCGCCGACGGCGTCGAGACCGACGACATCGGCGACATCGGCGACGACGGCATGCCCACCGGCGACGTTCCCGAGGCGGCCACCGCCGCGGCGCTGCTGAGCGAAGACGGCCAGCGCTTCGTGCGCATGGTGCAGTTCAATCCGGCGGTGCAGGAGGGCATCCGCCGCTGGCTGACCGACATGCGCGTGTCGCTGGTCACCAGCCACGAGAACTACCAGTACATGCGCCATCTGATGGCCCCGGCTTTCGAGAAGCGTGGCCTGCCCGAGGCGCTGCTGTTCGGGATCATGGCCAAGGAATCCAACGGCCGCGTGCATGCGGGTTCGCGCGCAGGCGCGGTGGGGCCGCTGCAGTTCATGCCCGCGACCGGGCGCCGCTTCGGCCTGGGGCCGGACGGCAGCGGCTTCGACACCCGCTACGATCCCGCGCAGTCCGCGGACGCGGCGGCGAGCTACCTGTCCGAGCGCTTCGCCGAGTTCGGCAACGAGGTCGAGAAGTGGCTGGCGGCCTACAACGGCGGCGAAGGCCGCGCGCGGCGCATCCATGACGCCAGTGGCGGCCGCGCCTTCTGGGAAGCCGACGTCTACAGCCAGTTCCCGGCGGAGACCCGCGACTACGTGCCGATGGTGATCGCGGCGGCGTGGCTGTACCTGCATCCCAGGGAATACGGGCTGAGCTTCCCGAAGATCGACGTGCGACCAACGCACTTCGCGCTGTCGCGGCCGGCGTCGATCTACGAGCTGACCATCTGCATGGGCGACAGCGGCAGCCGCCACGGCTACATGCGCCAGCTGCGCAACCTCAACCCGCGCTTCGAGGCCGACCAGGTCATTCCCGCCGGCGCCGTGCTCCAGGGCACCACGCGCATGGCCGCGCTGTACAAGCGCTGGTGCGCCCAGGGCCGGCGCGCCGACCTGGCCCAGCAGCTGATGGGCAGCCGGGTGGACGCGGCGCTGGTGCGCACCGGGCCGATCGAGGTCGTGCGCCCCGAAGGCACGACCGTGGCCACCGGCGTGCCCACGCCGGCGTCCGCGCCGCGCGAGCACCGCGTGGCCCGTGGTGAAACCCTGGTCGGCATCGCCCGGCAGTACGGCTGCGAGGCGCGCGAGCTGGCCCAGGCCAACCGCCTGCAGGCGCCGTCCTACGCGATCCGCGTGGGGCAGCGGCTGCGCCTGGAAGGCTGCAGCGGCTGA
- a CDS encoding protein adenylyltransferase SelO: MRLDFDNAFLRELPGDPVEGPGLRQVQAAWSRVSPTAVRSPRLVAHAAEVADMLGLGAPDVASPVFAAVFGGNARLDGMDPWAANYGGHQFGHWAGQLGDGRAISLGEAVGADGRRHELQLKGAGATPYSRGADGRAVLRSSIREFICSEAMHHLGVPTTRALSLVATGEPVVRDMFYDGHPRPEPGAVVCRVSPSFIRFGTFELPASRGDPELLRALAEFCVWRDFPWLLHAPGGAADAAGAGSSGVGLPATGPGSLADLRAAGAFDEALFARWFHEVCVRTARLVGHWMRVGFVHGVLNTDNMSILGLTIDYGPYGWIDDYDPDWTPNTTDVQHRRYRFGWQPRVAHWNLGRLAQALAPLFADAAPLQAGLDAYAATWAGCERDNACAKLGLERCTDGDLALMRELQALMHRAGADMTRFFRALADVDIDAPQTSLEPLRGAFYDEQRLAGEAAGFEAWLTRYAARCRADGLPREARVAHMNAANPRYVPRNYLAQQAIDRAEAGDEAGIAELLDVLRDPYGEQPGREAFAALRPDWAMDRAGCSMLSCSS; this comes from the coding sequence ATGCGACTCGACTTCGACAACGCGTTCCTGCGCGAGCTGCCGGGCGACCCGGTCGAGGGGCCCGGCCTGCGCCAGGTCCAGGCCGCCTGGTCGCGGGTGTCGCCGACCGCGGTGCGGTCCCCGCGCCTGGTCGCACATGCGGCGGAGGTCGCCGACATGCTGGGGCTGGGGGCGCCCGATGTCGCGTCGCCCGTCTTCGCCGCAGTGTTTGGCGGCAATGCGCGGCTGGACGGCATGGATCCCTGGGCCGCGAACTACGGCGGGCACCAGTTCGGCCACTGGGCCGGCCAGCTCGGCGACGGGCGTGCGATCAGCCTCGGCGAGGCCGTGGGTGCCGACGGACGACGCCACGAGCTGCAGCTGAAGGGTGCGGGCGCCACGCCGTATTCGCGCGGCGCCGATGGCCGCGCCGTTCTGCGCTCCTCGATCCGCGAGTTCATCTGCAGCGAGGCCATGCACCACCTTGGCGTGCCGACCACGCGTGCCCTGTCACTGGTGGCCACCGGCGAGCCGGTGGTCCGCGACATGTTCTACGACGGTCATCCGCGGCCCGAGCCCGGCGCGGTCGTGTGCCGCGTTTCACCCTCGTTCATCCGCTTCGGCACCTTCGAGCTTCCGGCCTCCCGCGGTGATCCCGAGCTGCTGCGCGCGCTGGCGGAGTTCTGCGTGTGGCGCGATTTTCCGTGGCTGCTGCACGCGCCGGGCGGCGCCGCCGATGCGGCAGGGGCCGGATCCAGCGGCGTCGGCCTGCCGGCGACCGGGCCGGGCTCGCTCGCCGACCTGCGCGCGGCGGGGGCCTTCGACGAGGCCCTGTTCGCCCGCTGGTTCCACGAGGTCTGCGTGCGCACCGCGCGCCTGGTCGGCCACTGGATGCGGGTGGGCTTCGTCCACGGCGTGCTCAATACCGACAACATGTCGATCCTCGGGCTGACCATCGATTACGGGCCCTACGGCTGGATCGACGACTACGACCCCGACTGGACGCCCAACACCACCGATGTGCAGCACCGGCGCTACCGCTTCGGCTGGCAGCCGCGGGTGGCGCACTGGAACCTCGGGCGGCTGGCGCAGGCGCTGGCGCCGCTGTTCGCCGACGCCGCGCCGCTGCAGGCGGGCCTCGACGCCTACGCCGCGACCTGGGCCGGCTGCGAGCGCGACAACGCCTGCGCCAAGCTGGGCCTGGAGCGCTGCACGGACGGCGACCTCGCGCTGATGCGTGAGCTGCAGGCGCTCATGCACCGCGCCGGTGCCGACATGACGCGGTTCTTCCGCGCGCTGGCCGATGTCGACATCGATGCCCCGCAGACCTCGCTCGAACCGCTGCGGGGCGCGTTCTACGACGAGCAGCGACTGGCAGGGGAGGCTGCAGGGTTCGAGGCCTGGCTGACGCGCTACGCCGCCCGCTGCCGCGCCGACGGCCTGCCACGCGAGGCGCGGGTCGCGCACATGAACGCGGCCAATCCCCGCTACGTGCCGCGCAACTACCTGGCCCAGCAGGCCATCGACCGCGCCGAGGCGGGTGACGAGGCGGGAATCGCCGAGCTGCTGGACGTGCTGCGCGATCCCTACGGCGAGCAGCCCGGGCGCGAAGCCTTTGCCGCGCTGCGCCCGGACTGGGCGATGGACCGCGCCGGCTGCTCGATGCTGTCCTGCAGTTCCTGA
- a CDS encoding ATP-binding cassette domain-containing protein, giving the protein MPLITLNAVDYSVGGPLLLEKVELAIETGERIALIGRNGAGKSTLMRLLSGEIRPDDGDIRRDGGVRVARLEQEVPAGASGTVFDVVAEGMGELGAWLAEFHHLSHGDHYDADAMSAVQAKIDAADGWAADQRVEETLQKLGLDGELAFSRLSGGMKRRVLLARALVSAPDLLLLDEPTNHLDIEAIDWLEGFLKAWSGALVFVTHDRRFLRALATRIVEIDRGQVTSWPGDWANYLRRKEERLNAEAQENARFDKLLAQEEVWIRQGIKARRTRDEGRVRRLKAMRNERAARREQVGTVRMDTAQAGASGKKVIEAKDVSFAFGDRVMVRDLSTTILRGDRIGLIGANGSGKTTLLKLMLGELEPQAGEIRIGTQLQVAYFDQYRATLREDWNALENVAEGQDFVEVGGKRKHVIGYLQDFLFTPERARAPITRLSGGERNRLLLAKLFAQPSNLLVMDEPTNDLDVETLELLEELLADYPGTLLLVSHDREFLDNVVTSTLVMEGDGRVGEYVGGYSDWLRQSQSWLRESRSGPGQSGPGLPQANVRPEQQGASAAVASAGAPAPAPGRAKLSFKDARELEQLPARIEALETRLAGMAAALSDPDFFRADAAAITAHNAAMAQAQAELDAAYARWEALDAASG; this is encoded by the coding sequence ATGCCTCTCATCACCCTGAATGCCGTCGACTACAGCGTCGGCGGCCCGCTCCTGCTCGAGAAAGTCGAGCTGGCCATCGAAACCGGCGAGCGGATCGCCCTGATCGGCCGCAACGGCGCCGGCAAGTCCACCCTGATGCGCCTGCTCTCGGGCGAGATCAGGCCCGACGACGGTGACATCCGCCGCGACGGCGGCGTGCGCGTGGCGCGGCTGGAGCAGGAAGTGCCGGCCGGCGCCTCGGGCACGGTGTTCGACGTGGTGGCCGAGGGCATGGGCGAGCTTGGCGCCTGGCTGGCCGAGTTCCACCACCTGAGCCACGGCGACCATTACGACGCCGACGCGATGTCGGCGGTGCAGGCGAAGATCGACGCAGCCGACGGCTGGGCGGCCGACCAGCGCGTCGAGGAAACCCTGCAGAAGCTCGGCCTCGACGGCGAACTGGCGTTCTCGCGCCTCTCCGGCGGCATGAAGCGGCGGGTGCTGCTGGCGCGCGCGCTGGTGTCGGCCCCGGACCTGCTGCTGCTCGACGAACCCACCAACCACCTCGACATCGAGGCGATCGACTGGCTCGAAGGCTTTTTGAAGGCCTGGTCCGGCGCGCTGGTGTTCGTGACCCATGACCGCCGCTTCCTGCGCGCGCTGGCCACGCGCATCGTCGAGATCGACCGCGGGCAGGTGACCAGCTGGCCCGGCGACTGGGCCAACTACCTGCGGCGCAAGGAAGAGCGGCTCAACGCCGAGGCGCAGGAGAACGCGCGCTTCGACAAGCTCCTGGCGCAGGAAGAGGTCTGGATCCGCCAGGGCATCAAGGCCCGCCGCACCCGTGACGAGGGCCGCGTGCGCCGGCTGAAGGCGATGCGCAACGAACGCGCCGCCCGGCGCGAGCAGGTCGGCACCGTGCGCATGGATACCGCGCAGGCCGGAGCTTCCGGCAAGAAGGTGATCGAGGCCAAGGATGTGTCGTTCGCGTTCGGCGACCGGGTGATGGTCCGCGACCTGTCCACCACCATCCTGCGCGGCGACCGGATCGGCCTCATCGGCGCCAACGGCAGCGGCAAGACCACCCTGCTCAAGCTGATGCTCGGCGAGCTGGAGCCCCAGGCCGGCGAGATCCGCATCGGCACCCAGCTGCAGGTCGCCTATTTCGACCAGTACCGCGCCACCCTGCGCGAGGACTGGAACGCGCTGGAAAACGTGGCCGAGGGCCAGGACTTCGTCGAGGTCGGCGGCAAGCGCAAGCACGTCATCGGCTACCTGCAGGACTTCCTGTTCACGCCCGAACGCGCGCGCGCGCCGATCACCCGCCTGTCCGGCGGCGAGCGCAACCGGCTGCTGCTGGCCAAGCTGTTCGCGCAGCCGTCCAACCTGCTGGTGATGGACGAACCGACCAACGACCTCGACGTCGAGACCCTGGAGCTGCTGGAAGAACTGCTGGCCGACTACCCGGGCACCCTGCTGCTGGTCAGCCACGACCGCGAGTTCCTCGACAACGTGGTGACTTCGACCCTGGTCATGGAGGGCGACGGCCGCGTCGGCGAGTACGTCGGCGGCTACAGTGACTGGCTTCGTCAAAGCCAGTCGTGGCTGCGCGAGAGCCGGTCGGGGCCTGGCCAGTCGGGCCCGGGGCTGCCGCAGGCAAACGTGCGTCCGGAGCAGCAGGGGGCATCGGCCGCGGTCGCGTCGGCCGGCGCACCCGCTCCGGCGCCGGGGCGCGCGAAGCTGTCATTCAAGGACGCGCGCGAGCTGGAACAGCTGCCGGCGCGCATCGAGGCGCTGGAAACGCGGCTCGCCGGCATGGCGGCCGCGCTGTCGGACCCGGACTTCTTCCGTGCCGATGCCGCCGCCATCACCGCGCACAACGCGGCGATGGCCCAGGCGCAGGCCGAACTCGACGCCGCCTACGCGCGCTGGGAGGCGCTCGACGCGGCGTCTGGCTGA
- a CDS encoding diguanylate cyclase, translating to MHPTDDEPVRQRELRFARRVHHVRTLGAALSALLVASVLARDGAPAWTWTLWAFNGFLWPLLAHSLTLRSSEPAQSAQRFLVFDSAAAGMWIAIMQFNLVPSAVLLAMVSMDKIAVGGWRFLGRTTLPLLAACALTSTALGFAVRLESSMSNVLATLPFLFVYPIALATLTYGLGRSVALKNRQLERLNRVDVVTGLLNRRGWNETLGAELARHARTRRPAVLMLVDVDGFKAVNERHGHLAGDAVLRSVSSVLRACTREIDAPARYGGDKFGVLLAETSQAGAVRVAERVRTAFLAERTAEAAAEGCTLSIGLAQADLSVVTTDEWLTRADTAMYRAKAGGRNRVEPDGTLAGQLY from the coding sequence ATGCACCCGACCGACGACGAACCCGTCCGCCAGCGCGAACTGCGTTTCGCCCGGCGCGTCCACCATGTCCGCACGCTCGGCGCAGCGCTGTCCGCGCTGCTGGTCGCCTCGGTGCTCGCACGCGACGGCGCGCCGGCCTGGACCTGGACGCTGTGGGCGTTCAACGGGTTCCTGTGGCCGCTGCTCGCCCATTCGCTGACCCTGCGCTCGTCCGAGCCCGCGCAAAGCGCGCAGCGCTTCCTGGTCTTCGACTCCGCGGCCGCCGGCATGTGGATCGCGATCATGCAGTTCAACCTGGTGCCCAGTGCGGTGCTGCTGGCGATGGTGTCGATGGACAAGATCGCCGTGGGCGGCTGGCGCTTCCTCGGGCGCACCACGCTGCCACTGCTGGCGGCCTGCGCGCTGACCTCGACCGCGCTCGGGTTCGCGGTGCGGCTGGAGAGCAGCATGTCGAACGTGCTGGCGACGCTGCCGTTCCTGTTCGTCTATCCGATCGCGCTGGCCACCCTCACCTACGGCCTGGGCCGCAGCGTGGCGCTCAAGAACCGCCAGCTCGAACGCCTCAACCGGGTCGACGTGGTCACCGGCCTGCTCAACCGGCGCGGCTGGAACGAGACGCTGGGCGCCGAGCTCGCGCGGCATGCGCGCACCCGCCGGCCGGCGGTGCTGATGCTGGTCGACGTCGACGGCTTCAAGGCCGTCAACGAGCGGCACGGGCACCTGGCCGGCGACGCCGTGCTGCGCAGCGTGTCGTCGGTGCTGCGTGCCTGCACGCGCGAGATCGATGCCCCCGCGCGCTACGGCGGCGACAAGTTCGGCGTGCTGCTGGCCGAGACCAGCCAGGCCGGGGCCGTGCGCGTGGCCGAGCGGGTGCGGACCGCGTTCCTGGCCGAGCGCACGGCGGAGGCCGCGGCCGAGGGCTGCACCCTCAGCATCGGCCTGGCCCAGGCCGACCTGTCGGTGGTGACCACCGACGAGTGGCTCACGCGCGCCGATACCGCGATGTACCGCGCCAAGGCCGGCGGGCGGAACCGGGTCGAGCCCGACGGCACGCTGGCCGGACAGCTGTACTGA